A stretch of Marinitoga litoralis DNA encodes these proteins:
- the nusB gene encoding transcription antitermination factor NusB, producing the protein MISKRRKVREAVLESIFQLDFNNNVSYEDALELLRDLLKTKKVPQNLVEEAEIYLENVYHNKNEYDDLIKKYLLNWDFERIANIEKSILRMGIFELKNREDIPPKVILDEAVELSKKYANEKSAKFINGILDRIAKEEFKRL; encoded by the coding sequence TTGATTTCTAAAAGAAGAAAAGTAAGAGAAGCTGTTTTAGAAAGTATTTTCCAACTAGACTTTAACAATAATGTTTCTTATGAAGATGCATTGGAATTATTGAGGGACCTTTTAAAAACTAAAAAGGTCCCTCAAAACCTAGTAGAAGAAGCAGAAATTTATTTAGAAAATGTATATCATAATAAGAATGAATATGATGATTTAATAAAGAAATATTTATTAAATTGGGATTTTGAAAGAATTGCTAATATTGAAAAGTCAATTCTTAGAATGGGTATATTTGAATTAAAAAATAGAGAAGACATTCCGCCTAAAGTTATTTTAGATGAGGCGGTTGAGTTATCAAAAAAATATGCTAATGAAAAAAGTGCAAAATTCATTAATGGAATTTTAGATAGAATAGCTAAAGAAGAATTTAAACGTTTATGA
- a CDS encoding Asp23/Gls24 family envelope stress response protein, producing MAINENNQFGELEFTDSALKELAMKSYELFFKEQIPDAELNEKDLAKMIKIVENDDETISISLKTKAKYGSSIIKFAKDLQNFLKTEVEKMTEVPVRNVDIVLDGLVVSENEENNIEELESKPELEEIKTEYVEEYEENNGSVEN from the coding sequence ATGGCCATAAATGAAAATAATCAATTCGGTGAATTAGAATTTACAGATAGTGCTTTGAAAGAATTGGCCATGAAATCATATGAACTTTTTTTCAAAGAACAAATTCCTGATGCTGAATTGAATGAAAAAGATTTAGCTAAAATGATAAAAATAGTTGAAAATGATGATGAAACTATATCTATTTCTTTAAAAACAAAGGCAAAATACGGTTCTAGCATTATAAAATTTGCTAAAGATTTACAAAATTTCTTAAAAACTGAAGTAGAAAAAATGACAGAAGTTCCAGTGAGAAATGTTGATATAGTGTTAGACGGACTAGTTGTTTCTGAAAATGAAGAAAATAATATAGAAGAACTTGAAAGTAAACCTGAACTTGAAGAAATAAAAACAGAATATGTAGAAGAATACGAAGAAAACAATGGGAGTGTTGAAAATTGA
- the efp gene encoding elongation factor P has protein sequence MVVVGDLKKGMIILLDGELYRVLGMQKHFTGRGSGIIKTKLKNIKTGYVIDKNFNSGEKVEEAALDYRPAEYLYHDGDNYVFMDLSTYEQYLLSEEDVSDAKDFLIDNLEVTLTFYDEKPVGIVLPTVVVLEVTETEPNFKGDTASGGGKPAILETGLKTTVPFFVEVGQKVKIDTRTGEYIERA, from the coding sequence ATGGTTGTAGTAGGAGATTTAAAAAAAGGTATGATTATCTTATTAGATGGTGAATTATATAGAGTATTGGGAATGCAAAAACACTTTACAGGTAGAGGTAGTGGAATAATTAAAACAAAGTTAAAGAACATAAAAACTGGTTATGTTATTGATAAAAACTTTAACTCCGGTGAAAAAGTAGAAGAAGCTGCTTTAGATTATAGACCAGCAGAATATTTATACCATGATGGAGATAATTACGTTTTTATGGATTTAAGTACATATGAACAATATTTATTATCCGAAGAAGATGTTTCAGATGCGAAAGACTTTTTAATTGATAATTTAGAAGTAACTTTAACATTTTATGATGAAAAACCAGTTGGTATTGTTTTACCTACAGTAGTTGTTCTTGAAGTTACAGAAACAGAACCTAATTTCAAAGGTGATACAGCTTCAGGTGGAGGGAAACCTGCAATCTTAGAAACAGGATTAAAAACAACAGTTCCATTTTTTGTTGAAGTAGGACAAAAAGTTAAGATTGACACTAGAACAGGGGAGTATATAGAAAGAGCCTGA